A part of Aspergillus flavus chromosome 1, complete sequence genomic DNA contains:
- a CDS encoding 2-polyprenyl-6-methoxyphenol hydroxylase translates to MRIFNRAKYHSKSTDASRTSHLYALSTTLIFFRRFGLFIPTFCSNIMTTSLQSTTDVVIIGAGPSGLMAALWMARCGVKTRIIDARATKVFRGHADGMQTGTLEIFDSFGIVDDLYNKAAPSVEMTIWAGSKDVPLKRVARFPKWSPDLGQYHLVHTSQGNTERALLDGMKAFDGLEVERGVLATAINIDEAGIHDPKAHAIKLTVRHLTDKELAAASTPDTIPQPGDFNYNSADEPYLKRKVAGKEGRTEVIHARFVIGADGSRSWTRSALGFDFLGDDGEEDVGGILDCIATSNFPDIRIQSMIVKDGRGAGFVPREDGLLRIAAPVPSRSEATPEAILRSLREILSPYEIDITHIDWCGVFGTRRRVSSSSSKHSRVFLVGDALHVHSPRAGIGMNFSIQDAYNLGWKIAHVVKGISPLSILKTYDEERGLTTKQLVAFDKALSDESPVGANFSAHGTYQQLRDNLPFSSTTAIEYEAGLLVAKQGGLIVSKQYLAPGILVGRRLPSQTVERHANGESVDFGKSFPSDGRYRIVVFAGMISQPEQLRRLENVSQVLELPGAFLRRLGERAITPQDVFEILVVHSASRDDVEIADLPPSLFKNGDPFRQVFVDNNESRSWTLSEAYSRYGISRDRGCLVLVRPDRHVMYIGELEDVTEMIKLLTSILL, encoded by the exons ATGCGAATATTTAATCGAGCCAAGTACCATTCGAAATCCACAGACGCATCTCGCACATCACACTTATACGCTCTGTCTACCACATTGATCTTCTTTCGACGCTTTGGATTGTTTATACCTACCTTTTGTAGTAATATCATGACGACGTCTTTGCAGTCCACCACCGATGTGGTCATTATTGGAGCAGGGCCATCAGG TCTCATGGCAGCCTTGTGGATGGCGCGGTGCGGTGTGAAGACTCGCATCATTGATGCCCGTGCCACAAAAGTGTTCAGAGGCCATGCCGATGGAATGCAGACTGGAACGCTGGAGATCTTTGATTCGTTTGGAATTGTAGATGATCTCTACAATAAGGCCGCTCCTTCAGTGGAAATGACGATATGG GCTGGTAGCAAGGATGTACCGTTGAAGCGTGTGGCTCGGTTTCCGAAATGGTCCCCAGACCTAGGTCAATATCATCTCGTTCACACTAGCCAAG GTAACACGGAGCGCGCTTTGTTAGACGGCATGAAAGCTTTCGATGGACTCGAAGTTGAGCGGGGGGTGCTGGCCACAGCTATCAATATTGACGAGGCTGGCATACATGATCCAAAAGCGCACGCTATTAAGTTGACGGTACGTCATCTTACGGACAAAGAATTGGCTGCAGCTTCCACTCCGGATACTATACCACAGCCTGGGGACTTTAACTATAACTCGGCAGACGAGCCATATTTGAAACGCAAAGTCGCaggcaaagaaggaaggacAGAAGTGATTCACGCCAGGTTCGTCATCGGGGCCGATGGAAGCCGAAGCTGGACTCGCAGCGCTTTGGGCTTCGACTTTCTCGGAGACGACGGCGAAGAGGATGTGGGGGGGATTTTAGATTGCATTGCGACGTCGAACTTTC CGGATATCCGGATCCAATCGATGATTGTCAAGGACGGGCGTGGGGCGGGCTTTGTGCCAAGGGAGGATGGATTGCTACGCATTGCAGCCCCAGTTCCTAGCAGGTCCGAAGCGACTCCAGAAGCCATCCTCAGGTCACTGAGAGAAATACTTTCGCCGTATGAGATTGATATTACTCATATTGATTGGTGTGGAGTATTTGGGACCAGGCGTCGTGTCTCAAGTTCATCTTCGAAGCACTCTCGTGTGTTTCTCGTTGGAGACGCATTGCATGTCCATTCTCCCAGAGCAGGGATCGGCATGAACTTCAGTATACAAGACG CATACAACCTAGGGTGGAAAATTGCGCACGTTGTCAAGGGAATCTCTCCCCTTTCGATTTTGAAGACGTATGACGAGGAGCGTGGACTAACTACTAAACAACTCGTCGCTTTCGATAAAGCTTTGTCGGACGAATCGCCTGTCGGTGCGAACTTCTCAGCTCACGGAACATATCAACAGCTTCGAGACAATCTTCCATTTTCAAGCACTACGGCAATCGAGTACGAGGCTGGATTGCTTGTTGCTAAACAAGGTGGTTTGATTGTTTCTAAGCAATATTTGGCACCTGGTATCCTTGTAGGCAGGCGTCTACCCTCGCAGACGGTGGAAAGACATGCGAATGGAGAATCAGTTGACTTTGGAAAATCATTCCCTAGTGACGGTCGGTACCGGATTGTCGTCTTTGCGGGCATGATATCGCAACCGGAGCAGCTACGCCGTCTGGAAAACGTCAGCCAGGTGCTAGAGCTCCCTGGGGCATTTCTTCGACGTCTGGGTGAGCGTGCAATCACACCCCAAGATGTATTTGAGATCCTCGTCGTGCATAGCGCAAGCAGGGATGATGTCGAGATTGCCGACTTGCCCCCGTCCCTCTTTAAGAATGGCGATCCCTTCAGGCAAGTCTTCGTGGATAATAACGAATCGAGGTCATGGACCTTGAGCGAAGCATACAGCAGATATGGGATAAGTAGAGACAGGGGTTGTCTTGTCCTAGTTCGGCCTGACAGGCACGTCATGTATATTGGAGAGTTGGAGGATGTCACCGAGATGATCAAACTGTTGACCTCGATTTTACTTTGA
- a CDS encoding uncharacterized protein (expressed protein), with product MNGAQLSHPQYLVTYAFYLGKCSTSSFSTRATPMPDMSTWTLYGQSKLANTHYCRALAQRHPDIKFVSIHPGLVKTNLGTEFMSDSNFLVSAALKFAMRFTAVNVREGAFNSVWAATNPAAESGVLYYPVGGTVIYTSTPLTILRYAGILRWITAYRWRTW from the coding sequence ATGAATGGTGCACAGCTTAGTCATCCTCAATATCTAGTGACTTATGCATTCTATTTGGGTAAGtgttcaacatcatcctTCAGTACCCGAGCCACACCTATGCCGGATATGTCTACATGGACTCTTTATGGCCAATCCAAACTAGCAAATACACATTACTGCAGAGCTTTGGCCCAACGGCATCCGGATATAAAATTCGTCAGTATCCATCCCGGCCTCGTGAAGACGAATCTTGGGACAGAGTTCATGTCGGATTCCAATTTTCTTGTTTCGGCGGCTCTCAAGTTTGCGATGAGATTTACAGCCGTCAATGTTCGCGAAGGTGCATTTAACTCTGTCTGGGCTGCCACCAATCCCGCTGCAGAGTCTGGGGTTTTATATTACCCTGTGGGGGGAACTGTTATCTATACCAGCACCCCTCTTACGATACTACGTTATGCCGGGATCTTGCGTTGGATAACGGCATATCGGTGGAGGACTTGGTAA
- a CDS encoding putative glycosyl hydrolase: MPPDWLYAIFLTVFFAARGVAIQLDIQDEQSIKSAAATAAYNMMSYYHGNESGQTPGKLPDTWWEGGAMFMTLIQYWFWTGDTSYNEVTTQGMLWQKGHDDYFPANYSNYLGNDDQVFWGLAAMTAAELNFPEKDDDSSWLSLAQGVFNTQVPRWDTSSCDGGLRWQIWPYQAGYTTKNAISNGGLFQLAARLGRYTKNQTYIDWAEKIWDWSATTPLLKTADWNIADTTTSEANCKDHGDLQWTYNYGTYLSGAAYMYNLTDGGEKWKEAIDGLLGTTIAKFFPHEYGGDIMSEISCEQSMMCDRNQDCFKGFLSSWLTFTTTIAPFTQDQILPKIQASAQAAAKQCSGGDSKTDCGRSWYKQDKWDGSKSLESDMSALSVLSSTMIAHKKEHQAPLTAETGGTSKSNPSAGSGHKDQQTGTPKPITTGDRAGASIVTFFFACGWMASVSWMVYGG, encoded by the exons ATGCCGCCAGACTGGTTATACGCGATATTTCTGACCGTATTCTTTGCGGCCCGGGGAGTCGCGATTCAACTTGACATTCAAGATGAGC AATCGATCAAGTCCGCAGCAGCGACAGCGGCCTACAATATGATGAGCTATTACCATGGAAACGAGTCGGGTCAGACCCCAGGAAAGCTCCCCGATACCTGGTGGGAAGGCGGCGCAATGTTCATGACCCTAATACAATACTGGTTCTGGACGGGCGACACATCCTACAACGAGGTGACCACGCAAGGAATGCTCTGGCAGAAAGGCCATGACGACTACTTTCCTGCCAACTACAGCAACTATCTTGGAAACGATGATCAGGTCTTCTGGGGGCTGGCCGCCATGACCGCTGCTGAACTGAACTTTCCCGAGAAGGATGACGACTCGTCGTGGTTGTCACTGGCACAAGGTGTTTTCAATACCCAGGTCCCGCGCTGGGATACCTCCAGCTGCGATGGGGGTCTCCGTTGGCAGATTTGGCCGTATCAAGCCGGGTATACGACGAAGAACGCTATCTCGAACGGAGGTCTATTCCAACTCGCTGCTCGTCTCGGTCGCTACACCAAGAATCAAACCTATATTGACTGGGCGGAGAAGATCTGGGATTGGAGTGCTACTACGCCGCTGCTGAAGACGGCTGACTGGAACATTGCCGATACGACTACTTCTGAGGCAAACTGCAAGGATCATGGGGATCTGCAATGGACATACAATTACGGCACTTACCTGAGCGGAGCTGCGTACATGTACAATTTG ACCGATGGAGGTGAGAAGTGGAAAGAAGCTATCGATGGCTTGCTCGGTACCACCATAGCCAAGTTCTTCCCCCATGAATACGGTGGCGACATCATGTCGGAGATTTCGTGTGAGCAGAGCATGATGTGCGACCGTAACCAAGATTGCTTCAAAGgttttctgtcttcttggTTGACCTTCACCACTACCATTGCTCCGTTTACACAAGACCAGATCCTCCCCAAGATCCAAGCCTCAGCacaagcagcagcaaagCAGTGCTCTGGTGGCGACTCCAAGACCGACTGTGGACGAAGCTGGTACAAGCAGGACAAGTGGGATGGTTCAAAATCGCTGGAGTCGGACATGAGTGCGCTGAGTGTCTTGTCGTCCACCATGATCGCTCACAAGAAAGAGCACCAAGCACCCTTAACGGCGGAGACCGGTGGCACCAGCAAGAGTAATCCCAGCGCAGGCTCGGGTCACAAGGATCAACAGACCGGTACGCCGAAGCCGATCACGACTGGTGATCGGGCCGGGGCCTCGATTGTGACGTTCTTCTTCGCGTGTGGCTGGATGGCCTCGGTGAGCTGGATGGTTTATGGAGGATAG
- a CDS encoding esterase/lipase, whose amino-acid sequence MATITEAEHLITVQTSARGEGNVIPEKYLNGLDVEWKEMWTNHGKNMEGAHLVTIEEFRRCPERYSFTYPTWTGPEVHHLQDYQVPVSNPEGLITCRVYTPAGPGPFPVHLNFHGGGWVLGGLQSEAAWCRSICNGSSIVVIDVDYRLAPEHQYPIALYDCWAAVRWAHTNAQSLNVDPNAISIGGLSSGGLITAVLAHFARDCFPPLELKLQLMVVPATDMRYVPLAIPNAEPLTTESCPYPSAIFCADLPWSPLARESWFLNYYIGTDEEVRSKVLSDWRMTPVLSPSMKGLAPAHIVTAEFDVERDEAEYYGQLLREAGNQVTMKRYAGVPHAFAHYNHPTRGLSKSREFIRDTIKLLSEVHGTDKRNQVA is encoded by the exons ATGGCTACAATCACGGAAGCAGAACACCTGATCACAGTCCAAACCTCTGCTAGGGGGGAGGGAAACGTGATACCGGAAAAGTACCTGAACGGTTTAGATGTTGAGTGGAAGGAGATGTGGACAAATCACGGGAAGAACATGGAAGGGGCTCACTTGGTAACTATCGAAGAATTTCGACGATGCCCTGAAAGATACAGCTTTACCTACCCAACGTGGACAG GCCCCGAAGTACATCATCTCCAAGATTACCAGGTCCCCGTCTCAAATCCCGAGGGATTGATCACCTGTCGCGTCTACACACCAGCTGGGCCAGGTCCATTCCCAGTACACCTAAATTTCCACGGAGGTGGCTGGGTACTTGGAGGCCTACAATCCGAAGCCGCCTGGTGCCGAAGCATCTGCAATGGGTCATCTatcgtcgtcatcgatgTGGATTATCGACTTGCGCCAGAACATCAGTATCCTATCGCGCTGTATGACTGCTGGGCTGCGGTAAGATGGGCACATACCAACGCACAAAGTCTCAACGTTGATCCCAACGCCATATCAATCGGAGGACTGTCGTCAGGTGGATTAATCACAGCTGTTCTTGCCCACTTTGCGCGCGACTGCTTCCCCCCTCTCGAACTCAAACTTCAACTAATGGTCGTGCCCGCGACCGATATGCGCTACGTACCGCTGGCTATACCTAATGCTGAGCCTCTCACCACAGAAAGTTGCCCGTACCCTAGTGCCATATTCTGCGCTGATCTACCCTGGTCCCCACTCGCTCGGGAGTCCTGGTTCCTGAATTACTACATTGGCACGGACGAAGAGGTCCGTTCCAAGGTCCTTTCAGATTGGAGAATGACCCCTGTTCTCTCACCCTCTATGAAGGGTCTCGCCCCGGCACACATTGTCACGGCCGAGTTTGATGTAGAAAGGGATGAAGCTGAGTACTATGGGCAGTTACTTCGTGAGGCAGGGAATCAAGTAACCATGAAAAGGTACGCAGGTGTGCCACATGCATTCGCCCATTACAATCATCCCACTCGGGGGCTGAGCAAGAGTCGAGAGTTCATCAGGGATACGATAAAGCTTCTTTCAGAGGTACACGGTACTGATAAAAGGAACCAGGTGGCGTAG
- a CDS encoding uncharacterized protein (putative protein kinase and ribonuclease Ire1) has product MRWRLPGARSTLPASVALLLLPVLVAPQQQPEHHDLPSTLSVPLGSTGHAVGKDLYTPLNVKSTDASALATMALAGPGRAVRAPPAQVSSPSAGLSTPLNARSLQDWEVEDFVLLATVDGSIHARDRKTGTARWALEVPSSPMVESIYHRANRSSFDRTQPEDDFIWIVEPSQDGSLFIYSPGPDAGLQKLGLTVKDLVDKTPYSGTDPAVTYTARKETTLYTIDARTGTILRVFSSRGPIPSGQECRKVDGLDMDSDDCESPSGTLVLGRIEYAVAIQNTETGDPICTLKYSEWAGNNRDLDLQDQYYRTMDESHIYSMHDGVVLGFDHSRMERPRYTQRFSSPVARVFDVIRPTNLDSPDAPTPLVLLSQPLQPPDPDYGSLDDRDTRVYIDSTEAGGWYALSEETYPLVTGRAKMAQCYEKDYFRHGQALMSLTPGQQRDALAGVHSLNGPRFVRHIPSLSGSSRSELSNGTPQDLARSHSDLALPPALRHSTIIRKGWDNAVDIFVTLILLFFGAFIYFNSHNIQELAKQKLDIKNIISSYQPPLSTPSTPVVGAQLKRDASPARPVPNVTVDVSVPEDQQQGGDTTPKPKKDRNTLGADSTPRVRIREPSRGPDGDEDVDEVALDGAEKPKKKARRGRRGGKAHKRGKKPDSEGDSQTDRVVNDVNNLQPKSRLEPDVQMVRTVSNEIMEMDGVLQIGRLRVFTDVVLGHGSHGTVVYRGSFDGRDVAVKRMLVEFYDIASHEVGLLQESDDHANVIRYFCREQAAGFLYIALELCPASLQDVVERPSDYPQLVQGGLDVNMPDILRQIICGVRYLHSLKIVHRDLKPQNILVAMPRGRSGARSLRLLISDFGLCKKLEDNQSSFRATTAHAAGTSGWRAPELLVDDDKSSVIQSTESQHTESSEPAVVDPQTNRRATRAIDIFSLGCVFYYVLTRGSHPFDKNGKFMREANIVKGNHNLDELERLGDYAFEARDLIQSMLSLDPRKRPDASSVLTHPFFWNPSDRLTFLCDVSDHFEFEPRDPPSEALLCLESVASRVMGPEMDFLRQLPTSFKDNLGKQRKYTGSKMLDLLRALRNKCHHYNDMPEHLKAHIGGLPEGYLSFWTVRFPSLLMSCHSVIVDLKLTRIDRFKRYFTVPE; this is encoded by the exons ATGCGGTGGCGGCTGCCTGGCGCCCGATCGACTCTCCCCGCCAGCgtcgctcttcttctgctccctgttcttgttgctccgcagcagcagccggAACATCATGACCTGCCTTCCACCTTGTCGGTCCCCTTAGGGTCCACCGGCCATGCTGTTGGAAAAGATTTGTATACTCCATTGAACGTGAAATCCACCGATGCGAGCGCCCTAGCAACTATGGCTCTGGCGGGCCCCGGCCGCGCCGTTCGAGCCCCTCCTGCCCAGGTCAGCAGTCCGTCTGCTGGCCTGTCTACGCCGCTTAACGCGCGATCTCTGCAGGATTGGGAGGTTGAGGACTTTGTCCTACTGGCGACCGTCGACGGTTCCATTCACGCTCGTGACCGCAAGACTGGCACGGCCCGTTGGGCCCTCGAGGTGCCCAGTAGTCCCATGGTCGAAAGCATCTATCATCGAGCAAATCGATCCAGTTTTGATCGGACCCAACCGGAAGATGACTTCATATGGATCGTTGAGCCGAGTCAAGACGGGAGCCTTTTTATATACAGTCCCGGACCTGACGCAGGATTGCAGAAGTTGGGGTTGACGGTGAAAGACCTGGTGGACAAGACACCGTATTCGGGAACGGACCCCGCCGTTACGTATACCGCTCGCAAGGAGACCACCCTCTATACCATTGACGCTCGCACCGGTACCATTCTGCGCGTGTTCAGTTCTCGAGGCCCAATCCCCTCGGGACAGGAGTGTCGAAAAGTGGACGGACTCGACATGGACTCGGATGACTGCGAATCCCCGTCCGGCACACTGGTCCTCGGTCGGATTGAATACGCGGTAGCTATCCAGAATACCGAAACGGGAGATCCGATCTGTACATTGAAATACTCAGAATGGGCGGGCAACAATCGTGACTTAGACCTCCAAGATCAGTACTACCGAACCATGGATGAGAGCCACATATACAGCATGCATGATGGAGTAGTGCTAGGCTTCGACCATTCTCGGATGGAACGACCGCGTTATACCCAACGATTTTCCTCACCAGTTGCTCGGGTTTTCGATGTCATTCGCCCAACCAATCTCGATTCACCTGACGCACCCACGCCTTTGGTGCTTCTCTCGCAGCCTCTCCAACCTCCTGACCCTGATTATGGCTCATTGGATGATCGAGATACCCGTGTATATATCGATAGCACTGAAGCGGGCGGTTGGTATGCCTTGTCGGAGGAGACTTATCCGTTGGTCACTGGGCGGGCCAAGATGGCACAATGCTACGAGAAGGATTACTTCCGTCATGGACAAGCGCTCATGAGCCTGACACCCGGTCAACAACGAGACGCATTGGCTGGTGTGCACTCGCTGAATGGCCCGCGTTTTGTTCGTCACATCCCCAGCCTGTCGGGGTCCTCGAGATCGGAGCTTTCCAATGGTACTCCCCAGGATCTGGCCCGCAGTCACTCAGATCTagctcttcctccagcgTTACGGCATAGTACGATCATTCGAAAGGGGTGGGATAACGCCGTTGACATCTTTGTGACGTTGATATTACTGTTCTTCGGGGCCTTCATCTATTTCAACTCTCATAATATTCAGGAACTAGCCAAGCAGAAGTTGGATATAAAGAACATCATTTCTTCCTACCAACCACCTCTGTCCACACCGTCGACTCCAGTCGTTGGCGCGCAGCTCAAACGAGATGCTAGCCCTGCTCGACCAGTGCCCAATGTCACAGTTGATGTCAGTGTTCCTGAAGACCAACAGCAGGGCGGCGAcacaacccccaaacccaagAAAGACCGTAATACCCTCGGGGCCGATAGCACGCCGCGAGTACGCATTCGAGAGCCCTCTCGAGGCCCAGATGGCGACGAGGACGTGGATGAGGTGGCTTTAGATGGCGCGGAGaagcccaaaaagaaagctcGTCGTGGCCGTCGTGGAGGCAAGGCGCACAAGCGGGGCAAAAAGCCGGACTCCGAAGGCGACTCTCAAACTGATCGGGTTGTCAATGACGTGAACAACCTCCAGCCTAAATCTCGTTTAGAGCCTGATGTGCAAATGGTCCGTACTGTTTCCAACGAGATCATGGAGATGGATGGCGTTCTCCAAATTGGCCGGTTGAGGGTATTCACTGATGTCGTCCTGGGACATGGAAGCCATGGAACTGTCGTCTACCGAGGTTCGTTTGATGGACGTGACGTCGCTGTGAAGCGTATGCTTGTTGAGTTTTACGACATAGCGTCTCATGAGGTTGGCTTGTTACAAGAGAGTGACGACCATGCGAACGTTATTCGTTACTTTTGCCGAGAACAGGCGGCCGGCTTTCTCTACATCGCACTCGAGTTATGCCCAGCTTCTCTGCAAGATGTGGTGGAGCGCCCTTCGGACTACCCCCAATTGGTCCAGGGTGGACTGGATGTAAACATGCCGGATATTCTGCGTCAGATTATCTGCGGTGTTCGGTACCTGCATTCACTCAAGATTGTTCACCGTGATCTGAAACCACAGAATATCCTAGTGGCCATGCCCAGAGGACGTTCTGGAGCGCGGTCCTTGCGTCTTCTCATCTCCGATTTTGGCTTGTGCAAGAAACTAGAAGATAATCAAAGCTCTTTCCGAGCCACCACGGCACATGCTGCGGGAACATCTGGCTGGCGGGCTCCTGAACTCCTCGTTGATGACGACAAGAGCTCGGTAATTCAAAGTACTGAGTCCCAGCATACCGAGTCTTCGGAGcctgctgttgttgaccCCCAAACCAACCGACGAGCCACCCGTGCTATCGACATCTTTTCTCTGGGTTGTGTGTTCTACTATGTCCTGACCAGGGGCAGCCACCCATTTGACAAAAACGGCAAGTTCATGCGCGAGGCCAATATTGTCAAGGGCAACCACAACCTCGACGAACTCGAGCGCCTGGGTGACTATGCCTTCGAAGCCCGCGATCTTATCCAGTCGATGCTGTCACTTGATCCACGGAAACG ACCCGACGCCAGCTCCGTCCTGACGCATCCATTCTTCTGGAATCCATCTGACCGTCTCACCTTCCTTTGCGATGTATCCGACCATTTCGAGTTCGAACCACGTGACCCACCGTCCGAAGCTCTCCTGTGTCTGGAATCCGTCGCGTCACGCGTCATGGGCCCAGAGATGGACTTCTTGCGTCAGCTCCCCACTTCCTTCAAAGACAATCTGGGCAAGCAGCGCAAGTACACCGGTTCAAAGATGCTCGATCTCCTACGGGCATTACGTAACAAGTGCCATCACTACAATGACATGCCCGAGCATCTGAAGGCCCACATCGGTGGTCTGCCCGAAGGATATTTGAGTTTCTGGACCGTCAGGTTCCCGAGCTTACTCATGAGCTGTCACTCCGTTATCGTGGATCTCAAGTTGACGCGGATCGACCGCTTTAAGCGGTACTTTACCGTGCCGGAATAA
- a CDS encoding branched-chain amino acid aminotransferase/4-amino-4-deoxychorismate lyase (branched-chain-amino-acid aminotransferase TOXF) encodes MASSAFPPPPVSSIDWNNVGFKVRDVNGHVECHFSHSQGGKWSAPKFVNSPYLPIHGMAPGLNYGQQAYEGLKAFRRPDGSISVFRPDRNAVRMRRSAEFISVPPIPEDLFVESVKLAVAANAEFVPPHETGAAMYVRPLVFGSSAQLGLSPPDEYTFVVFVMPTGVYHGVHAVDALILEDFDRSAPEGTGSAKVGGNYAPVLRHSGRAHSEGFGITLHLDSRTRSEIDEFSTSAFIGVRKDASGAVTLVQPDSKNVIDSVTAASVLEIGERVFGFKTERRRVPYEELQEFKEVIACGTAAALVPIRSITMRSRGDRLTYEAGDDGQSGGEVCAKLLQTLKGIQAGKIEDQFGWNFTVERPPEGWATGGGETESDGANVP; translated from the exons ATGGCATCCTCCgcctttccccctccccctgTCAGCTCCATTGACTGGAACAATGTCGGCTTTAAAGTCCGTGACG TAAACGGTCACGTAGAATGCCACTTTTCGCACAGCCAAGGCGGCAAATGGAGCGCTCCAAAATTCGTCAACTCGCCCTACCTGCCCATCCACGGCATGGCCCCAGGCCTCAACTACGGTCAACAAGCCTACGAAGGTCTCAAGGCCTTCCGCCGCCCAGACGGCTCCATCAGCGTCTTCCGCCCCGATCGCAACGCCGTGCGCATGCGTCGCTCCGCCGAATTTATCTCCGTCCCGCCTATTCCCGAGGACCTCTTCGTGGAGAGCGTAAAGCTTGCCGTCGCGGCTAATGCGGAGTTCGTGCCGCCCCACGAAACCGGTGCTGCCATGTACGTCCGGCCATTGGTCTTCGGCTCTTCGGCACAGTTAGGTCTCTCGCCTCCCGACGAGTATACATTTGTGGTCTTTGTGATGCCGACCGGTGTGTATCACGGTGTTCATGCCGTCGATGCCCTGATCCTGGAGGACTTTGATCGCTCTGCGCCAGAGGGGACGGGATCAGCCAAGGTGGGTGGAAACTACGCGCCAGTTCTGCGGCACAGTGGACGGGCACACAGCGAAGGATTCGGGATCACACTTCATCTGGACAGCCGCACGAGGTCCGAGATTGATGAGTTCTCGACGTCGGCGTTTATCGGCGTGCGGAAGGATGCCTCGGGCGCGGTGACGCTGGTGCAGCCGGATAGTAAGAACGTAATTGACTCGGTGACGGCTGCGTCGGTGTTGGAGATTGGCGAGCGCGTGTTCGGATTTAAAACTGAGAGACGCCGCGTTCCCTATGAGGAGCTGCAGGAGTTCAAGGAGGTCATTGCTTGCGGTACGGCGGCGGCGCTCGTGCCGATCCGGAGCATTACCATGCGGTCGCGGGGCGATCGCCTTACATACGAGGCTGGGGATGACGGACAGAGCGGTGGGGAGGTATGCGCTAAGCTCCTGCAGACGCTGAAGGGGATCCAAGCCGGCAAGATCGAAGACCAGTTTGGATGGAACTTCACCGTGGAGAGGCCGCCGGAGGGCTGGGCCACTGGTGGCGGGGAGACGGAATCAGATGGTGCCAATGTGCCATGA